One genomic segment of Plasmodium vivax chromosome 9, whole genome shotgun sequence includes these proteins:
- a CDS encoding hypothetical protein, conserved (encoded by transcript PVX_092330A), with translation MRRFNWPPQEASAIHPIEPYGKQFFIFNAFKRDPNFDSEVSNTVKPLLNPNNEKIPSETVLCVCDFAKRPLMFLNYLDFKILQASMDKIKEGFKKMEEKLDKTNYLDTKFGLMLKYNLNKTYGMQRVKKGEHNSWGMKKGVFRSRKT, from the exons ATGAGGAGATTCAACTGGCCCCCTCAGGAAGCCTCGGCGATACACCCG ATTGAACCGTATGGAAAACAATTTTTCATCTTCAACGCATTTAAGAGGGACCCCAACTTTGACAGCGAAGTGTCCAACACGGTCAAGCCACTG CTAAACCCCAATAATGAAAAGATCCCCTCAGAGACGGTCCTCTGCGTGTGCGACTTTGCCAAGAGGCCACTGATGTTCCTAAATTATCTGGACTTCAAAATATTG caaGCCAGCATGGATAAGATTAAGGagggatttaaaaaaatggaagaaaaattggACAAG acgAACTACCTAGACACCAAGTTTGGCTTAATGCTAAAGTACAATTTAAACAAAACGTACGGCATGCAGCGAGTTAAGAAGGGGGAGCATAACTCGTGGGGAATGAAGAAGGGGGTGTTCCGAAGCAGGAAGACGTGA
- a CDS encoding hypothetical protein, conserved (encoded by transcript PVX_092325A) — protein MLKRAVDENTGVSKHPPQKARSKSVSIFSFFKKKKKKKSNSNDSVISTSNDSFQLTPGEGNKKERTGKGGREKQNTMDEESATESRKANCKDNAANTAHSEYTQNYNECEGVKNSHLKKKRESFFQKINILQKFKNYKKKNATGTFHTGHNASSASANDEDREGETSSFNKKGSRGHVDYTKMYTNLKKNKSYSIKDELNSLKNKAQMLRNNIHFNGKRKTDKGRLILKGVNCSSEIIRNADERDSSSCEANSLLTNFKMKSNKLKFDEEDSVEKMGNPGREQKEEREYIFDRSSDIEVWDEVKSVRGNNADEPEGLNSNSNVIDFNEYAYEEKREDEAYLAESSGVESVTTGGRGAPNVGAGGESGESGIRSKRDERDGCRGGEPKRTSEFSFAGSKVELVRNVQSNINDNVRAISKYALYGNNMGGTEATTTQEGEKLTSKEVITTSQYDEHRTNEDVHKGCSTSKGHHDDHHPQGKDSLECIPIDRGENQAQKEIIIKLMYNNNGIYFNQDENGTGGVPSRRASTAKVPSHDKVNSYPYESKSVNVSRSGSTILHPIRQQGTYEKVTNQTKGNNKYVNARNEDAHRKFSSPKDSRGHYWGAKSQGNAPRGDTHCLGNPQEKRSSGNAKGENKKKKNLNDTTEEAIEGGKKDNIINKYLIDPLYNLFVQPKDEADDPHLQNNNIKFLPSQGGRNYTNELQKTYRALYDIYDGSYAGCGVQYRAHPNEGGRMNMAHHSFSRNVDGNTGVSSSAQSRGIPLNNQIDGSRIYMCPLSRSKSMNKENAPPFEHIQKEASNLSVKATHQGYLNKASLHDTQFNAFHSKEKRREPTFRGRGSGNLLNMNGIANCYNGPIKNMCSLMDYNFMRGGYYPRQECLASKLKGRSYTFCKENQGGSGGTPVGAQQSGVMKKSCTFHGYQQGAHKDGQPRGYRGVTPVAIPMVSPALSPMLAPMVTPMATPVLAPMLAAVAPPKAHALHNCRTYCPDVGGKSHPRANRQGSASSAANSAANNVGSFFSSKGAAHNWRQNGASVGHAEQVGRGGPYAQNGKQVPSRNVKNCTPFECMPYVEGRPNGSRNDKTSSSVYMSSSVYRGSNVYTSGNVYMSGNVCAPVERLNEKVRRLQSYSAKTKAPVCLSKSQGHGAVQPSMLDGDNAGVMKRAKSLNPARSSSGHPGELAIYQECYVQGGGAQGGAQGEAEGSAHGGVNRNGWDSNLGGGHTYTHNGRVDDAHPRDASSSAGIFPSDNNILSHDGKEPPLISHHSSVSRGGNAPRGSCQLRENKQTFFRSSSSNDTIRENYPIEVPPFEGKEKNDHPPASHLHNDDEIEVYAVSLEQDGENSVYEVEHANGVINLEKDPYANFKNEETHQRKDKSGHQSSTEKMVSCDGEWDTPSAYFTHEGEEPLWTAHNPKEENNPFEDEYNCENGISSSGLIAQKRPDRGSHHPTCTVVRHNFRREEERRSRESLSPPVEDYLHSYANYRGEKKITNGKVKDTKWTHSSDEKKKNESASYVRAKCDGAPKKEEAPHKEGYNAKGGEVIKLKKLTNKETSLKGKVSPNSSKSKMWPSDKSTCDERKKKKGAVKKASSALATRLKRKKKDPPSGAANGSEAIKQAIPMRKAPPSASPSKRNKRKPTSKSTSNRHGSETAKRFNIVNTVEESVQVNYNIGENKINFKKESIVSSSNAVCIVSKLEDDAMSMRTGKRVARIKSKSKNECKNECKNESKNKNEDPRGGEAYSSTSIQREDCNFVGSLSGRSAPLWPDCNFVGSFSSMSIKRENCSIEKSFRCAYLGEPPSDGNGAPRVGSFSRKAASARDGVKKVKKIKKKGKSAEEKQEKKATAILSTRVQLKKNQSAEKEKKKKRKNACTKGRSELAVELASTGEDNSSVRREPLWGPKRDTEREKGREKGSPINALIKSSRMVLQMDGANGNSTSKEKRYDEKGDSLNSEGDKHISGNTHIAQTPPKDAFYEQVKQMNHILSNKNNSHFLNQIELSHLIAIEKTFINTNVYINKQVITSSTRGTKGGKTKRGSSPQDGILYDDNFSIVYLEQDMIYLKKIFLKKILAILLSNASSFREIKITILLLYFFVSLEEDRVISPSVYPLSLINSLIQKFNLKVRKKLKGGGEVEGASLNTFSPAQNDAAKKGPFDCLFICDGKNYLCVNDNSLPGKTYRTKIRLNNLIGYYHYINLNRLTYYLDRASCACGGAAK, from the coding sequence atgcTGAAGAGGGCAGTTGATGAAAACACGGGGGTGAGTAAGCACCCCCCCCAGAAGGCGAGATCAAAATCTGTTTCCATCTTctcgttttttaaaaaaaaaaagaaaaaaaaaagcaattccAATGACAGCGTGATTTCCACAAGCAACGACTCCTTTCAACTCACCCCCGGAgaagggaacaaaaaggaacgGACCGGTAAAGGtggaagggaaaaacaaaatacgATGGACGAAGAATCGGCGACTGAAAGTAGAAAGGCAAACTGCAAAGACAACGCTGCAAACACAGCACATAGCGAATACACACAAAATTACAACGAATGtgaaggggtgaaaaattctcatttaaaaaaaaaaagagaaagtttcttccaaaaaattaatatattgcaaaaatttaaaaattacaaaaaaaaaaatgccaccgGTACATTTCACACAGGTCATAACGCAAGCTCTGCATCAGCTAATGATGAAGACAGGGAGGGAGAAACGAGCAGTTtcaacaaaaagggaagtagAGGCCATGTGGACTACACCAAAATGTAcaccaatttgaagaagaacaaaagcTACAGCATAAAAGACGAATTAAACAGCTTGAAGAACAAAGCCCAAATGCTGCGTAATAACATTCATTTTaatgggaaaagaaaaacagatAAAGGGAGGCTAATCCTTAAAGGTGTTAACTGCAGTAGTGAAATTATTCGTAATGCAGACGAGAGGGATTCTTCCTCCTGTGAGGCAAACTCGctgttaacaaattttaaaatgaaaagcaacAAATTGAAATTTGATGAAGAGGACtcagtggaaaaaatgggcaaccCTGGTAGGgagcaaaaggaggaaagagAGTACATCTTCGATAGGAGCTCCGACATCGAAGTGTGGGACGAGGTGAAAAGTGTCCGTGGGAACAACGCCGACGAGCCAGAGGGACTCAACTCCAACAGCAATGTGATAGATTTTAACGAATACGCGTACGAGGAGAAGAGGGAAGACGAGGCCTATTTGGCTGAATCGAGCGGGGTGGAGAGTGTAACTaccggggggaggggtgccCCAAACGTTGGCGCAGGCGGTGAGAGCGGCGAAAGTGGCATACGCAGCAAACGTGATGAGCGCGATGGTtgccgcgggggggagcccAAACGAACAAGCGAGTTCTCCTTCGCAGGAAGTAAAGTCGAACTGGTGCGAAATGTGCAGTCAAATATAAACGATAACGTGAGGGCGATCAGTAAATATGCGCTGTATGGTAACAACATGGGGGGAACGGAGGCAACAACTACccaagagggagaaaaattaaCCAGCAAAGAGGTTATAACTACCTCTCAGTATGATGAACACAGAACGAATGAAGACGTACACAAGGGGTGCTCTACATCGAAAGGGCACCACGATGACCACCATCCACAAGGGAAAGACTCATTAGAATGTATTCCCATCGATAGGGGAGAAAATCAGGCGCAAAAGGAAATCATAATAAAGTTAATGTATAACAATAATGGGATTTATTTTAACCAAGATGAAAATGGGAcagggggggttccctcAAGACGTGCCAGCACAGCTAAGGTCCCGTCACACGATAAGGTGAATTCCTATCCTTATGAAAGCAAATCTGTAAATGTAAGCAGAAGTGGAAGCACAATTTTGCATCCCATTCGGCAGCAAGGAACATATGAGAAGGTGACGAACCAGACAAAGGGTaacaataaatatgttaacgCACGCAATGAAGATGCACATAGAAAGTTTAGCAGTCCAAAGGATAGTAGGGGGCATTACTGGGGAGCTAAATCGCAAGGAAATGCACCGAGAGGGGATACCCACTGTTTGGGGAACCCCCAGGAGAAGCGCAGCAGCGGAAATgcgaaaggagaaaataaaaaaaaaaaaaacctaaaTGACACAACAGAGGAGGCAATcgaaggagggaaaaaagacaaCATAATTAATAAGTACCTTATCGACCccttatataatttatttgttcagCCGAAGGATGAAGCGGATGACCCGCACCTTcagaataataatataaagtTCCTACCCtcccaaggggggagaaactaCACCAACGAATTGCAAAAAACGTACAGAGCATTGTACGATATATATGACGGCTCATATGCAGGTTGTGGTGTGCAATACAGAGCACATCCAAATGAAGGCGGCAGGATGAACATGGCACACCACTCGTTCAGTCGAAATGTGGACGGCAACACAGGAGTGAGCTCCTCCGCGCAAAGTAGGGGCATTCCCCTGAATAATCAAATTGATGGGAGcagaatatatatgtgtcCCCTAAGTAGAAGCAAATCCatgaataaagaaaatgcgCCTCCCTTTGAGCACATTCAGAAGGAGGCGTCCAATTTGAGCGTCAAAGCTACCCACCAGGGTTACCTAAATAAGGCTAGTCTGCATGATACACAGTTTAACGCATTTCAttcgaaggagaagaggagAGAACCCACCTTCAGGGGGAGAGGCAGTGGAAACCTCCTCAACATGAATGGAATTGCAAACTGTTATAATGGCcccattaaaaatatgtgctCCCTTATggattataattttatgagaGGGGGCTACTACCCTCGCCAGGAATGCCTCGCCAGTAAACTTAAGGGAAGAAGCTACACGTTTTGTAAAGAGAACCAAGGGGGGAGTGGCGGTACCCCAGTCGGGGCGCAGCAAAGTGGCGTCATGAAAAAGTCCTGTACATTTCATGGGTACCAGCAGGGCGCGCACAAGGATGGGCAACCGCGTGGGTACCGAGGAGTGACCCCTGTGGCGATCCCCATGGTGAGCCCTGCATTATCCCCTATGTTAGCCCCTATGGTGACCCCTATGGCTACCCCTGTGTTAGCCCCTATGCTAGCAGCCGTGGCACCCCCCAAGGCGCACGCACTGCACAACTGCAGAACGTACTGCCCCGACGTCGGCGGAAAATCCCACCCGCGGGCGAACCGGCAGGGCAGCGCAAGTAGCGCCGCAAATAGTGCCGCAAATAATGTAGGAAGTTTCTTTTCAAGCAAAGGGGCTGCCCATAACTGGAGGCAAAACGGCGCCAGTGTTGGACACGCCGAACAGGTCGGCAGGGGAGGCCCCTATGCGCAGAATGGCAAACAGGTGCCAAGcagaaatgtgaaaaattgcACCCCTTTTGAGTGTATGCCGTACGTGGAGGGGAGGCCAAATGGGAGCAGAAACGACAAAACGAGTAGCAGCGTCTACATGAGTAGTAGCGTCTACAGGGGTAGCAACGTCTACACGAGTGGCAACGTCTACATGAGTGGCAACGTCTGCGCCCCGGTGGAGAgattaaatgaaaaggtgAGAAGACTACAGAGCTATTCAGCGAAGACGAAGGCGCCTGTGTGTCTCTCAAAGAGCCAAGGGCATGGGGCAGTACAGCCAAGCATGCTCGACGGGGACAACGCCGGGGTGATGAAACGGGCAAAGAGTTTAAACCCGGCGAGGTCTTCTTCTGGCCACCCCGGCGAGTTGGCCATATACCAAGAGTGCTACGTGCAAGGTGGGGGAGCACAAGGAGGAGCacaaggagaagcagaaggatCAGCACATGGGGGTGTAAATCGAAACGGATGGGACAGCAACCTGGGAGGAGGCCATACCTATACGCACAACGGGAGGGTAGACGATGCACACCCGCGTGACGCCAGCAGCAGTGCTGGTATCTTCCCCTCCGATAACAACATTTTATCGCATGATGGGAAGGAACCCCCCTTGATTAGCCACCATAGCAGTGTTAGCCGTGGTGGTAATGCACCCCGGGGTAGCTGCCAATTAagggaaaacaaacaaacCTTTTTTAGAAGCAGCTCGTCGAATGATACCATTCGTGAGAATTACCCGATTGAAGTCCCCCCGTTTGAGGGAAAGGAGAAGAATGACCATCcaccagctagccatttacATAACGATGACGAAATTGAGGTTTATGCGGTTAGTCTGGAGCAAGACGGAGAAAATAGTGTGTATGAGGTGGAGCATGCAAATGGAGTTATCAATTTAGAAAAGGACCCCTATGCgaatttcaaaaatgaggagacTCACCAAAGGAAAGACAAAAGCGGTCATCAGAGTAGCACTGAAAAGATGGTGAGTTGTGATGGGGAGTGGGACACCCCATCGGCTTATTTCACCcatgaaggggaagaaccctTATGGACGGCCCACAACCCTAAAGAGGAGAATAACCCCTTTGAGGATGAATACAACTGTGAGAATGGCATTAGCAGCTCGGGTTTGATTGCGCAGAAGAGACCAGACAGGGGTAGCCACCACCCCACTTGCACCGTCGTGCGGCACAATTTTAGGAGAGAAGAGGAGAGGAGAAGTCGAGAGAGTTTATCCCCCCCAGTGGAGGATTATCTGCACAGTTATGCCAACtacaggggggagaagaaaataacTAACGGTAAGGTGAAGGACACCAAATGGACCCACTCcagtgatgaaaaaaaaaaaaatgaaagcgcTTCGTATGTCCGTGCCAAATGTGATGGGGCAcctaaaaaggaagaagcacccCATAAGGAAGGTTACAatgccaaggggggggaggttatcaaattgaaaaaattgacaaataAGGAAACTTCGCTGAAGGGGAAGGTGAGCCCTAATTCGAGCAAGAGTAAAATGTGGCCAAGTGATAAGAGCACGTGCGacgaaaggaagaaaaaaaaaggagccgTGAAGAAGGCCAGCAGTGCGCTAGCTACACGTttgaaacggaaaaaaaaggatcccCCAAGTGGAGCGGCAAATGGAAGTGAAGCAATCAAACAAGCCATTCCAATGAGGAAGGCACCGCCAAGTGCCTCCCCCTCAAAGAGGAACAAACGTAAACCCACGTCCAAAAGCACAAGCAACCGCCACGGAAGTGAAACTGCAAAACGTTTTAACATAGTAAACACTGTGGAGGAATCCGTGCAGGTTAATTACAACATCggcgaaaataaaattaacttcaaaaaggaaagcatcGTAAGTTCCAGCAACGCGGTATGCATCGTGAGCAAGTTAGAGGATGACGCGATGAGCATGAGGACGGGGAAAAGGGTCGCACGCATCAAAagtaaaagtaaaaatgagtGTAAAAATGAGTGTAAAAATgagagtaaaaataaaaatgaagatcccagagggggggaagcctaCTCCAGTACGTCCATCCAACGGGAAGACTGTAACTTTGTGGGGTCCCTTTCGGGTAGGTCCGCTCCTCTGTGGCCGGACTGCAACTTCGTGGGGTCCTTTTCCAGCATGTCcatcaaaagggaaaactgTAGCATTGAAAAGAGTTTCCGTTGCGCATACTTGGGTGAGCCCCCCTCCGATGGAAATGGAGCCCCGCGGGTTGGGAGCTTCTCCAGAAAGGCAGCTAGCGCAAGGGACGGTGTAaagaaggtgaaaaaaataaaaaaaaaaggaaaaagtgcggaggagaagcaagAAAAGAAGGCTACTGCAATTTTGTCTACCCGCGTgcagcttaaaaaaaaccaaagtgcagaaaaggaaaaaaaaaaaaaaagaaaaaacgcatgtacgaaggggagaagcgaatTAGCCGTCGAGTTAGCCAGCACGGGGGAGGACAATTCAAGCGTGAGGAGGGAACCCCTCTGGGGCCCAAAAAGGGACacggaaagggaaaaggggagggagaagGGGAGCCCAATTAACGCCCTCATCAAGAGCAGCCGAATGGTGCTGCAGATGGATGGTGCAAACGGCAACTCCACGTCGAAGGAAAAACGGTATGATGAAAAGGGGGATTCGCTAAACAGCGAAGGGGATAAGCACATCTCAGGCAATACGCACATAGCGCAAACGCCGCCAAAAGACGCCTTCTACGAACAGGTTAAACAAATGAATCATATCCTAAGCAACAAAAACAacagccattttttaaatcaaataGAATTAAGCCACCTAATAGCGATTGAAAAGACATTTATAAACACCAATGTGTATATTAACAAACAGGTTATTACGTCTAGCACTAGGggcacaaagggggggaagaccaaaaggggaagtagTCCGCAGGATGGCATTCTTTATGATGACAATTTCAGCATCGTCTACTTAGAACAAGATATGATATacttgaagaaaatttttttaaaaaaaattttggccATATTATTAAGCAACGCGTCCTCATTTAGAGAAATCAAAATAACCATTCTgttgttgtatttttttgtttcccttgaGGAAGACAGGGTTATATCTCCCAGCGTGTACCCCCTCAGTTTAATTAATTCTTTAATACAAAAGTTTAATTTGAAAGTGCGCAAGAagttaaaagggggaggtgaaGTTGAAGGTGCCTCGCTTAACACTTTCTCCCCCGCGCAGAACGACGCAGCGAAAAAGGGGCCCTTCGACTGCCTCTTCATTTGCGACGGGAAGAACTACCTATGCGTGAATGACAACTCGCTGCCCGGCAAAACGTACAGAACCAAAATTAGGCTGAACAACCTCATCGGCTATTATCACTACATCAACTTAAACAGGTTGACGTATTACTTGGACCGGGCCAGCTGTGCTTGCGGCGGGGCGGCAAAATAG